From one Colletotrichum destructivum chromosome 3, complete sequence genomic stretch:
- a CDS encoding Putative F-box domain-containing protein, translating into MGEADGTSSCGVLHLVLLPAEILHHIFSGLDARDLGRLPRTCRFLHDFVKGNEKLHKDVYLNTLDKPAQGDPNLDWERELHDFVRLGLLCTDEKVNEQAHELPFVCDTVNRLLKHASPTGEAQNDAGTHAASRNAAALADMFREEPARVTFMTRSFIYERARGEGKPLQLPSTPSETQQQSAKLHCLSGRPLLNYGRTRSTRVYPYAAAKVYDLRQNTTRTEWGPFLEDGSGRVDWEKVEAVMIVLGRNIRGQKLTAKVFADLWERSFAGSWARSYVPSPNRGIRDLDLQDPYGVAGTWLRVVCFVDYNDFYNFNFPGGDQIPREVPRPPLDVGEATRIIVMKVHVTDVQPPGEDDGKELPVVHFYGVSRSVDDSWDENANSNLQGTVRLTKEGEVRWTTFSVFNGHVRWRSEGIQIGGVGSARGVMGHWFDNDYDPHGPCGPSAFFKVSDRAPSPKEDDDKRITFEDFMPIVDFDAELVGDSDDEDYVVGEWGEDDGVEEEEEEEDVSEEELMRDLMALTAPDPDLIDLLFHGHHLVDQ; encoded by the exons ATGGGCGAAGCAGATGGGACGTCATCGTGCGGAGTGCTGCATCTCGTCCTGCTGCCGGCGGAGATTCTACATCACATATTCTCGGGGCTCGATGCTCGCGACCTCGGACGCCTCCCCCGCACGTGTCGATTCCTGCACGACTTTGTGAAGGGGAACGAAAAACTTCACAAAGATGTGTACCTGAACACCCTC GACAAACCTGCGCAGGGTGACCCGAATTTGGATTGGGAAAGGGAGCTGCATGATTTTGTCAGACTTGGGCTCCTTTGCACCGACGAGAAAGTGAACGAACAG GCTCATGAACTGCCATTTGTGTGCGACACCGTCAATAGGCTTCTCAAGCATGCGTCGCCGACGGGCGAGGCGCAGAACGACGCCGGCACCCACGCGGCGTcccgcaacgccgccgccctcgctgaCATGTTCCGCGAGGAGCCCGCGCGCGTGACCTTCATGACCCGCTCCTTCATCTACGAGCGCGCTCGCGGCGAGGGGAAGCCGCTGCAGCTCCCGTCCACGCCCAGCGAGACGCAACAGCAGAGCGCCAAGCTGCACTGTCTGTCTGGGCGGCCACTCCTCAACTACGGCCGCACGAGATCGACACGCGTGTACCCCTACGCCGCGGCCAAGGTGTACGATTTACGGCAGAACACGACCCGGACCGAGTGGGGCCCGTTCCTGGAGGACGGCTCGGGGAGGGTGGATTGGGAAAAGGTCGAGGCCGTGATGATTGTACTGGGGAGAAACATCCGGGGGCAGAAGCTGACGGCCAAGGTGTTTGCGGATTTGTGGGAGAGGTCGTTTGCCGGgtcgtgggcgaggagcTATGTGCCGTCGCCGAACCGGGGAATCCGGGACCTGGATCTGCAGGATCCGTACGGCGTTGCAGGGACGTGGCTGAGA GTGGTGTGCTTCGTCGACTACAACGACTTCTACAACTTCAACTTCCCCGGTGGCGACCAGATACCGCGCGAGGTCCCACGACCCccgctcgacgtcggcgaggcgacACGCATCATCGTCATGAAGGTTCATGTCACCGACGTACAGCCGcctggcgaggacgacggcaaggaaCTGCCGGTGGTGCACTTTTACGGGGTCTCGCGGTCGGTGGATGACTCATGGGACGAGAACGCCAACTCTAACCTTCAAG GCACCGTACGACTAACgaaggagggcgaggtgaGGTGGACCACATTCTCCGTCTTCAACGGCCACGTACGGTGGCGGAGCGAGGGGATTCAGATCGGGGGTGTCGGATCGGCCCGCGGCGTCATGGGACACTGGTTTGACAA TGACTACGACCCCCACGGACCCTGCGGCCCCAGCGCCTTCTTCAAGGTATCTGATCGGGCCCCGAGCCCTaaggaggatgacgacaaAAGGATCACGTTCGAGGATTTTATGCCCATTGTGGACTTTGACGCGGAGCTGGTGggcgactcggacgacgaggactaCGTGGTGGGCGAGTGgggggaggacgacggggtggaggaggaagaagaggaggaggatgtgAGCGAGGAGGAACTGATGCGGGACCTGATGGCGTTGACGGCTCCGGATCCGGACCTCATTGACCTCTTGTTTCATGGACATCACCTGGTTGACCAGTGA
- a CDS encoding uncharacterized protein (Putative transcription factor domain, fungi, Zinc finger C2H2-type, Zinc finger C2H2 superfamily), whose translation MTSVLPAHPTNFKVSISLSPTSPATMAPKHEPRESPQHFIKQEHDAGRGQLREVSEDKDIDIMDDDGDDGKAGSSNSDGGPARKRRRSRKGLDKKFECPQDGCGKSYSRAEHLYRHQLNHTPKQIYECDFPDCSRTFVRLDLCNRHRDRHTAKGSALSRKDSMISHLSPTTDRPPFPVPGSTSPEISRPGIGFANVRHPQIHYETPKDTSGSPFAQATNTPPGYPVGSHPGGMDGYMHHDNGFGGVQAHRQPQQSPSGARPTVQSNGAYMSPVPTQHGYHSQPHNTPQSATYTTQQNFPPFNLPPSEFSNGASNVSREGQTYAPTTSAEYNEQSHPQQSGEMMLLDQMSMPGTIPVFGSDSILSKSPYVTIPEDFVAYLFNTQQGEGSPIGHMVAPGYVNNYGEVQNSYSVPYVGTEGVPMGYFPSGPHQVMAVNNLLDQNLPEATISEEKSQEIYEFINQRFHENDQAPALRQRDSILEGDRSDGDHMLSKRMMQAYIGSYWVHFSDQIPILHKPTFSPDRTPNLLLLAMMTIGAACLDKTHGQKVTKAGAQLSNFLAWHLRWEIFMDPNFRPPAKLWLFQTLLLLELYEKMYSTRELHERAHIHHATTITLMRRGRSLIGKSSLDSPPNPRDDKTNGSRHSSTSGMAHTPDEWWNHWITNESTRRAAFAAFVIDSIHATMFGHSTVMVTHEMRLPLPCDEALWKATSGAEVGRIESNLLSNGVKPISFLEGLKRTLSGQGVQTNPFGRMVLMAGLLSVSWHMNQRDLQVNVLGGGVSQALGGRDKWRGTLTRAFDAWKDDFDQSLTGPKDSSDPYRYDSAKKNDANVVFESRMVLHHLAHMAMHVDIVDCQIFARAKRLLGRAIGQQDLNSAQRRMRDLWAPSAKARDATFYALKFLSSVLMPDGGHSPQSNSYKYDEPYTARDDVLLNRPWVLYFAALVVWCYGFALEGPCPGNPVPVTKQEQVRQMREYLMKYGGATSPDDLKMMKGVNTNTALLLVLKDSFGTTRWELLHEGANLLNNCLQLNTGTSTM comes from the exons ATGACTTCTGTTCTGCCCGCGCATCCCACGAACTTCAAAGTCTCGATTTCCCTGTCTCCCACCAGCCCTGCGACAATGGCTCCAAAACATGAACCACGAGAGAGTCCGCAGCACTTCATTAAGCAGGAGCATGACGCAGGGAGAGGCCAGCTGCGGGAAGTCTCCGAAGACAAGGATATCGACAtcatggacgacgatggagatgacGGCAAGGCCGGTTCATCCAACTCGGACGGTGGCCCTGCAAGGAAAAGACGGAGAAGCCGCAAAGGCCTGGACAAGAAATTTGAATGCCCCCAAGATGGCTGTGGAAAGAGCTACTCTAGAGCCGAGCATTT GTACCGGCACCAGTTGAACCACACGCCCAAGCAGATATATGAATGCGACTTTCCTGACTGCAGTCGCACTTTTGTTCGACTGGACTTGTGTAACCGCCATAGGGACCGCCACACAGCCAAGGGGTCTGCCTTGAGTCGCAAAGACTCAATGATAAGCCACCTCTCTCCTACCACCGATCGGCCCCCCTTTCCGGTTCCGGGATCGACCTCGCCCGAGATCAGTAGGCCGGGCATTGGTTTCGCCAACGTGCGGCATCCCCAGATACACTATGAGACACCCAAAGATACCTCTGGTAGTCCGTTTGCGCAGGCAACAAACACGCCTCCCGGATACCCGGTGGGTTCGCACCCCGGTGGCATGGACGGCTACATGCATCACGACAACGGATTTGGTGGCGTTCAGGCCCATCGTCAGCCGCAACAGTCGCCGAGCGGGGCGAGACCGACAGTACAAAGCAACGGAGCTTACATGTCCCCGGTCCCTACCCAACACGGCTACCACAGCCAACCGCACAACACCCCTCAGTCCGCGACTTACACTACTCAGCAGAACTTTCCGCCCTTCAATCTACCGCCCTCGGAGTTTTCCAACGGTGCTAGTAACGTCTCTCGCGAGGGTCAGACGTATGCACCGACAACCTCCGCAGAATACAATGAGCAGAGTCATCCCCAGCAATCGGGAGAGATGATGTTGCTAGACCAGATGTCCATGCCTGGGACGATCCCCGTCTTTGGGAGCGACAGCATACTAAGCAAATCGCCATATGTTACGATTCCCGAAGACTTTGTCGCCTATTTATTTAACACGCAACAAGGTGAAGGCTCGCCGATAGGCCATATGGTGGCTCCCGGGTACGTGAACAA CTACGGAGAAGTCCAGAACTCGTACAGTGTTCCTTATGTAGGCACAGAGGGTGTGCCCATGGGTTACTTCCCCTCAGGCCCCCATCAGGTCATGGCCGTCAACAACCTGCTGGATCAAAACCTCCCAGAGGCCACCATATCCGAGGAGAAAAGCCAGGAGATCTACGAGTTCATCAACCAGAGGTTTCACGAGAACGACCAGGCACCGGCATTGCGGCAGCGCGACAGTATCTTAGAGGGCGATCGTAGCGACGGCGACCACATGCTCAGCAAACGAATGATGCAGGCATACATCGGATCCTACTGGGTTCACTTTAGCGACCAGATACCCATCCTTCACAAGCCAACCTTCTCCCCCGATAGAACGCCGAACTTGCTGCTcctggcgatgatgacgataGGCGCAGCCTGCCTTGACAAGACGCACGGGCAGAAGGTCACAAAGGCCGGGGCGCAATTGTCCAACTTCTTGGCCTGGCATCTTCGATGGGAGATATTCATGGACCCGAActtccggccgccggccaagCTGTGGCTGTTCCAAAcacttctccttctcgagctaTACGAGAAGATGTACTCAACGAGGGAGCTGCACGAGAGAGCCCACATCCACCATGCCACAACCATCACTCTCATGCGTCGCGGAAGATCACTGATTGGCAAGTCATCCCTTGACTCACCGCCCAACCCTCGAGACGACAAGACAAACGGCTCTCGCCACTCGTCGACTTCGGGCATGGCACACACTCCAGATGAATGGTGGAATCACTGGATCACCAACGAATCGACGCGGCGGGCTGCGTTTGCGGCATTTGTCATCGATTCCATTCACGCTACCATGTTTGGCCACTCTACGGTGATGGTCACTCATGAGATGAGACTGCCGTTGCCTTGCGATGAGGCTTTATGGAAGGCCACTAGTGGTGCCGAGGTCGGCAGGATCGAGTCCAACCTCCTATCCAACGGTGTCAAGCCGATCTCTTTCCTCGAAGGGTTGAAACGGACACTCAGCGGGCAAGGAGTGCAAACCAACCCTTTCGGTCGCATGGTGCTCATGGCCGGACTCCTCAGTGTCAGCTGGCACATGAACCAAAGGGATCTCCAGGTTAACGTTCTTGGCGGTGGCGTGTCTCAGGCGCTGGGTGGCCGAGACAAGTGGCGCGGGACCCTGACCCGCGCTTTCGACGCTTGGAAGGATGATTTCGATCAATCGTTGACAGGGCCAAAGGATTCTTCTGACCCTTACCGGTACGACTCTGCGAAGAAGAACGATGCCAATGTGGTCTTCGAAAGTCGGATGGTGCTGCATCACCTCGCTCACATGGCGATGCATGTTGACATTGTCGACTGCCAGATCTTTGCCAGGGCAAAGAGGCTTCTGGGAAGAGCCATTGGGCAACAGGACCTTAACAGCGCGCAGAGAAGAATGAGAGATTTGTGGGCGCCATCGGCTAAGGCCCGGGACGCCACGTTCTACGCACTTAAGTTTCTCAGCTCCGTTCTCATGCCCGACGGTGGGCACTCACCGCAATCCAACAGCTACAAGTACGACGAGCCGTACAcggcgcgggacgacgtTCTTCTCAACAGACCTTGGGTGTTGTACTTTGCCGCTCTTGTTGTTTGGTGCTACGGATTCGCTCTTGAAGGACCATGCCCCGGAAATCCCGTACCGGTGACGAAACAGGAGCAGGTGCGACAAATGCGAGAATACTTGATGAAGTACGGCGGCGCGACCTCACCTGACGAcctgaagatgatgaagggAGTCAACACGAACACCGCATTGCTACTAGTTTTAAAAGACTCTTTCGGAACGACACGTTGGGAGCTGTTACACGAGGGTGCTAATCTTCTCAACAACTGTCTTCAGCTGAACACTGGAACTTCCACGATGTAA
- a CDS encoding Putative glycoside hydrolase family 16, carbohydrate-binding WSC, which translates to MAYGLSHSYFGANFISDFNFINYVDPSNGFVRYQSQPDALAKGLYSINPDTQAVTLGVDHTNIYGLGEGRPSVRLESKRQYNHGLFIGDFAHMPPSVCGLWPAFWMYGPDWPRNGEIDIIEGANQVTKNIISGHTTPGCRIPDTPQAAGQPLLRDCESPGTNNNAGCNYLPPASHPHTYGDSFNAVGGGVYALEWTSEAIRIWHWPRQSIPRDIIDKRPDPSTWGLPSALFGTSTCEVDRYFKDMSLVIQTNFCGDYAANIWGKDGDTCNQRAPTCVEYVANNPSAFKNAYWEVNFIDVYEIGGGQNPGPVEPTTTTTVKVTSTIYTTVPNPATIVTSITQNGTVLVSTTTINPAGPTATAPPSPSTDPIVPGRDPATIGEYAYLGCYGSATGFQTFSLRDSAADMTLEKCVSLCRPGKYAGVRGSECFCAGDLDPDTRAEADRGRCDVPCPGNNTQLCGGTIHISPAPSRLMHLHRRAAPANYLLTLYGQVSDEVPVPAPPLGDPEPHPPSTLTLVTTILYTTVCATDAASLVPAEHCTTILVPGCNRYCGDGGPAAISVPMTTTVVPCEGCGAGGADEVTLTVPLRIVAVPLTGSVTGYWPTGGSATLAPPGGPTGTPAPSPVSVSAAADVNLVWAVGLGVAIAMVRFVLMFF; encoded by the exons ATGGCGTACGGCCTGTCACATTCGTACTTTGGTGCCAATTTCATTTCCGACTTCAATTTCATCAACTACGTCGACCCCTCCAATGGCTTCGTAAG GTATCAGAGCCAGCCAGATGCCCTGGCAAAGGGTCTCTACTCGATCAACCCGGACACGCAGGCCGTGACGCTAGGCGTCGACCACACCAACATctacggcctcggcgaggggcGGCCGAGCGTACGACTGGAGAGCAAGAGGCAGTACAACCACGGTCTGTTCATTGGCGATTTCGCACACATGCCGCCGTCGGTTTGCGGACTGTGGCCAGCTT TCTGGATGTATGGCCCGGATTGGCCCAGGAACGGCGAGATTGACATCATCGAGGGCGCGAACCAGGTCACCAAGAACATAATCTCCGGACACAC CACTCCAGGATGCCGCATCCCAGACACACCACAGGCCGCAGGCCAACCTCTCTTGCGCGACTGTGAAAGCCCAGGT accaacaacaacgccggcTGCAACTACCTGCCCCCGGCATCGCACCCGCACACCTACGGAGACTCCTtcaacgccgtcggcggcggcgtctacGCCCTCGAATGGACCTCTGAGGCCATCCGCATCTGGCACTGGCCGCGGCAGAGTATCCCGCGCGATATTATCGACAAACGGCCTGACCCTTCAACCTGGGGCCTGCCGTCTGCGCTGTTTGGGACGTCGACGTGCGAGGTGGACCGGTATTTCAAGGACATGAGTCTCGTGATTCAGACG AACTTCTGCGGTGATTATGCAGCAAACATATGGGGCAAAGACGGGGACACCTGCAACCAGCGGGCGCCTACTTGCGTGGAATACGTGGCGAACAATCCCAGCGCCTTCAAAAACGC ATACTGGGAGGTCAACTTCATCGACGTGTACGagatcggcggcggccaaaaCCCGGGTCCGGTAGagcccacgacgacgacgacggttaAGGTCACGTCCACAATCTACACGACGGTGCCGAACCCCGCCACCATCGTGACGAGCATCACGCAGAACGGCACCGTGCTCgtctccaccaccaccatcaacccgGCGGGCCCGACGGCCACTGCCCCCCCGAGTCCGTCCACCGACCCCATCGTCCCGGGGCGCGATCCGGCGACCATCGGCGAGTACGCGTACCTCGGCTGCTACGGCTCCGCGACCGGATTCCAAACGTTCTCGCTCAgggactcggcggcggaTATGACGCTTGAGAAGTGTGTGAGTCTGTGTAGGCCTGGCAAGTATGCCGGTGTCCGCGGAAG CGAATGCTTTTGTGCGGGAGACCTCGACCCGGACACCAGAGCCGAGGCGGATCGCGGGCGCTGCGACGTACCCTGTCCCGGCAACAACACGCAACTCTGCGGCGGCACCATCCACatctcgccggcgccctcgcgTCTCATGCACCTCCaccgccgcgccgcgccggccaACTATCTTCTCACCCTCTACGGCCAGGTCTCGGACGAAGTGCCcgtgccggcgccgccgctgggcGACCCGGAGCCGCAcccgccctcgaccttgacACTCGTGACGACCATCTTGTACACCACCGTCTGCGCGACCGACGCCGCGTCTCTGGTCCCTGCGGAGCACTGCACGACGATCCTGGTCCCAGGGTGCAACAGGTATTGCGGCGACGGGGGCCCGGCAGCCATCAGcgtgccgatgacgacgactgTGGTCCCGTGCGAGGGGTGTGGTGCGGGCGGTGCGGACGAAGTCACTctgacggtgccgttgcgGATCGTCGCTGTGCCGCTGACAGGGTCGGTGACGGGGTACTGGCCGACCGGTGGGTCCGCAACTTTGGCCCCGCCCGGAGGTCCGACCGGGACGCCCGCTCCGTCGCCGGTTTCAGTCAGTgccgcggcggacgtgaacCTTGTGTGGGCCGTGGGTCTGGGGGTCGCTATCGCGATGGTGCGGTTCGTGTTGATGTTCTTTTGA
- a CDS encoding Putative calcineurin-like phosphoesterase domain, ApaH type, metallo-dependent phosphatase codes for MGLLTALGLRRKNNWEPPTLIDSLLASPLHFIVTLIYSITLFLRGRPFTPPRDKPAIRVVCISDTHDRTDVAIPAGDLLIHAGDLTNAGTASDIQAQLDWLAAQPHQHKILVCGNHDSYFDLSARLPSDRGKTLDFKGIRYLVRDAVTLEFKAGRHLKIYGAPDIPACGGSEMAFQYDRASPPWKNAVPIDTDILVTHTPPKNHLDLGLGCPGLLQEVWRVRPKLHVFGHVHWGHGRQAVHFDECQRAYESLLSQRPRGPIRDFFPHSGWKDALRVLGYAVHGVVWKWLMVGPGGNTSSLMVNAAQMYGNTGRLGNPVEVVDL; via the exons GACACTCATCGATTCCCTTCTTGCGTCGCCCCTCCACTTCATCGTCACTCTGATCTACAGCAtcaccctcttcctccgcGGCCGTCCCTTCACCCCGCCCCGCGACAAGCCCGCCATCCGCGTCGTCTGCATATCCGACACCCACGACCGCACCGACGTCGCCATCCCTGCCGGCGACCTCCTGATCCACGCCGGCGACCTCACCAACGCCGGCACAGCCTCCGACATCCAGGCTCAACTCGACTggctcgccgcccagccTCATCAGCACAAGATCCTCGTCTGCGGCAACCACGACAGCTACTTCGACCTCAGCGCCCGCCTGCCCTCCGACCGCGGCAAGACCCTTGATTTCAAGGGCATCCGCTACCTGGTTCGCGATGCTGTGACCCTCGAGTTCAAGGCCGGCCGTCACCTCAAGATCTACGGCGCCCCCGACATCCCTGCCTGCGGCGGCTCCGAGATGGCCTTCCAGTATGACCGCGCATCGCCCCCTTGGAAAAACGCCGTGCCCATAGACACGGACATCTTAGTCACTCATACTCCACCT AAAAACCACCTGGATCTAGGCTTGGGCTGTCCCGGCCTCCTACAAGAAGTCTGGCGAGTCCGCCCAAAGCTTCACGTCTTCGGCCACGTGCACTGGGGCCATGGCCGCCAGGCCGTCCATTTCGACGAGTGTCAGCGCGCCTACGAGTCCCTTTTGTCCCAACGCCCACGCGGCCCCATCCGCGACTTCTTTCCGCACTCGGGCTGGAAAGACGCGCTTCGCGTGCTGGGCTACGCCGTGCACGGCGTCGTGTGGAAGTGGTTAATGGTCGGACCCGGCGGCAACACCAGCAGTCTCATGGTGAACGCTGCCCAGATGTACGGAAACACGGGACGGTTGGGAAACCCGGTGGAGGTGGTAGATTTGTGA
- a CDS encoding Putative peroxisome assembly protein translates to MEFMTALRGSFDDQKPSLFELISEQQLNSLLPPTIRYLLTIATQRYPRYLLRALNSFDELYALCMLVVERHYLKTRGGSFTENFYGLKREKALHAEIPRASASAPGVVRDTLKLSTRDVWMNLAVVVGIPYLRRKLDEGYEINAPRALLGAAYTQMPPNPTLKQRFLHYYRWFLRNVYPSVNAAYYFALLSFNLAYLFDNSKYHNPFLWLIGTRMRRMTGADYQAIDALTSGKPTGSAGARAPPGWRSLFSPREMGPRLLSSLSMLLPMSIFALKFLEWWHASDFAKQLSRKATETLDLPPPVVSGLGGGKGGAGAEKEKSKAKEKAASGGNDDDEAATAVPAAETAPIATPSLLPIYTVAAPKDSSLCPICQDAIVTPTACQTGIVYCYTCIHRWLEGLHPMQEDFMGDKEGKWESGQGRCAVTGRRVLGGTEGLRRIMV, encoded by the coding sequence ATGGAGTTCATGACCGCCCTCAGGGGTTCCTTCGACGACCAGAAACCGTCCCTGTTCGAGCTCATCtccgagcagcagctcaacTCGCTCCTCCCGCCGACAATTCGTTACCTCCTTACCATCGCGACCCAGCGCTACCCTCGATATCTCCTGCGTGCCCTCAACTCTTTCGACGAGCTCTACGCCCTGTGCATGCTCGTGGTCGAGCGCCACTACCTCAAGacccgcggcggcagcttcACCGAGAACTTTTATGGTCTCAAACGCGAAAAGGCCCTGCACGCCGAGATCCCGCGCGCCAGCGCCTCCGCCCCGGGCGTTGTCCGGGACACGCTGAAGCTCAGTACGCGGGATGTGTGGATgaacctcgccgtcgtcgtcggcattCCTTACCTGCGGCGgaagctcgacgagggcTACGAGATCAACGCGCCGCGCGCCCTGCTCGGCGCGGCCTATACGCAGATGCCGCCGAACCCGACGCTGAAGCAGCGCTTCCTGCACTACTACCGCTGGTTCCTGCGCAACGTCTACCCGAGCGTTAACGCGGCCTACTACTTTGCGCTGCTGTCCTTCAACCTGGCCTACCTGTTCGACAACAGCAAGTATCACAACCCGTTCCTGTGGCTCATCGGCACCCGCATGCGGAGGATGACGGGCGCCGATTAccaggccatcgacgccctgACGAGCGGCAAGCCGACCGGCAGCGCGGGAGCAAGAGCGCCCCCGGGGTGGCGGTCACTGTTCTCGCCGCGCGAGATGGGCCCACGTCTGCTGTCCAGCCTGTCGATGCTGCTGCCCATGAGCATCTTCGCGCTCAAGTTCCTCGAGTGGTGGCACGCGTCCGACTTTGCCAAGCAGCTCTCGCGCAAGGCGACGGAGACGCTGGATCTCCCGCCACCTGTGGTCTCAGGTCTCGGGGGCGGCAAGGGAGGAGCTGGGGccgagaaagaaaagagcaAGGCTAAGGAGAAGGCTGCTAGTGGTGGtaatgacgacgacgaggccgccacCGCTGTTCCAGCTGCCGAGACGGCGCCAATCGcaacgccgtcgctgctgccCATCTACACGGTAGCCGCGCCCAAGGACTCGTCGCTGTGCCCGATTTGCCAAGATGCCATCGTCACGCCAACAGCGTGTCAGACAGGCATCGTGTACTGCTACACGTGCATCCACCGCTGGCTGGAGGGTCTTCACCCCATGCAGGAAGATTTCATGGGTGATAAGGAGGGCAAGTGGGAGAGCGGGCAGGGGCGGTGTGCGGTCACCGGCCGACGCGTCCTGGGGGGTACGGAAGGGCTGAGAAGGATCATGGTGTAG
- a CDS encoding Putative Thioesterase domain, HotDog domain superfamily, acyl-coenzyme A thioesterase 13 gives MPKEVPTKFKGIFDAKTGEERIQAWLALDKDEAGHFEFGNWTGALMPSVTLLSTTLAPNPSATFSFTVLPDHCNRGGNLHGGAAATLFDSLTSLPLALVNDKPGYWQFLGVSRTLNCSYLRPAPAGEECLVECEIVQIGKTLCQLRGTLRRKRDGLVLATCEHHKFNTDPPASKL, from the exons ATGCCCAAGGAAGTCCCGACCAAGTTCAAAGGCATATTCGACGCCAAAACGGGCGAAGAACGGATACAGGCATggctcgccctcgacaaaGATGAAGCGGGCCACTTCGAGTTTGGC AACTGGACGGGCGCCCTGATGCCCTCCGTGACTCTCCTCTCCACGACGCTGGCCCCTAACCCCTCCgccaccttctccttcacGGTCCTCCCGGACCACTGCAAccgcggcggcaacctccacggcggcgccgccgccaccctctTCGACTCCCTCACCAGCCTTCCCTTGGCCCTCGTCAACGACAAGCCGGGCTACTGGCAGTTCCTCGGCGTCTCCCGCACTCTCAACTGCAGCTACCTGCGCCCGGCccccgccggcgaggagTGCCTCGTCGAGTGCGAGATCGTCCAAATCGGCAAGACGCTGTGCCAGCTGAGGGGCACCCTCCGCCGGAAGcgcgacggcctcgtgcTGGCCACGTGCGAGCACCACAAGTTCAACACGGACCCGCCGGCGAGCAAGCTGTAA